Proteins from a genomic interval of Hydrogenophaga sp. PAMC20947:
- a CDS encoding F0F1 ATP synthase subunit B: protein MNINATLFAQAVVFAILVWFTMKFVWPPIAKALDERALKISEGLASAEKAKSELAVANKRVEAELSQSRNEAGVRLADAERRAQTVIEEAKARATDEAAKIVASARQEAEQQVVKAREALREEVAALAVKGAEQILKREVNAGVHAELLGRLKTEL from the coding sequence ATGAATATCAATGCAACCCTCTTTGCGCAGGCCGTTGTCTTCGCGATTCTGGTGTGGTTCACGATGAAATTCGTGTGGCCACCCATCGCCAAGGCGCTCGACGAGCGTGCGTTAAAGATTTCCGAAGGTCTGGCATCCGCTGAGAAGGCCAAATCCGAGTTGGCCGTGGCCAACAAGCGGGTGGAAGCCGAGCTGAGCCAGTCGCGCAATGAAGCCGGCGTACGCCTGGCCGATGCTGAGCGACGTGCCCAGACCGTGATCGAGGAGGCGAAAGCCCGCGCCACGGACGAAGCAGCCAAGATCGTGGCATCCGCCCGTCAGGAAGCTGAGCAGCAAGTCGTCAAGGCCCGTGAAGCCCTGCGCGAAGAAGTCGCTGCTTTGGCCGTCAAAGGTGCCGAGCAGATCCTCAAGCGCGAAGTCAACGCTGGCGTTCACGCCGAGTTGCTGGGTCGCCTGAAGACCGAGCTCTGA
- a CDS encoding alanyl-tRNA editing protein, which produces MTQDLFRQDAYRTECLARITAITEQGVVLDQTVFYPLGGGQAGDTGVLLLAGGSELEIADTRKHKDAEGNPTSGIVHVPAPGQEDLLARLAVGAAVTARIDWARRLRLMRFHTTTHLLCHLVPVPVNGCSITPDYARLDLHITDPLDKEALTAGIAQLVAAQHPVSLGSVTDDELDANPALVKSMSVSPPRGSGTVRTVRIGETELIDLQPCGGTHVGNTAEIGRVVVTKIEKKSATTRRVTLGFTD; this is translated from the coding sequence ATGACCCAAGACCTCTTTCGCCAAGACGCCTACCGCACCGAGTGCCTTGCCCGGATCACGGCCATCACCGAGCAGGGCGTGGTGCTGGACCAGACCGTTTTTTACCCGCTGGGCGGAGGACAGGCGGGCGACACCGGCGTATTGCTGCTTGCGGGTGGCAGCGAGCTGGAGATCGCCGACACCCGCAAGCACAAAGATGCCGAGGGCAACCCCACCAGCGGTATCGTGCATGTGCCCGCACCTGGGCAAGAAGATCTGCTGGCCCGACTCGCCGTGGGTGCAGCCGTGACAGCGCGGATCGACTGGGCCCGGCGTTTGCGCCTGATGCGCTTTCACACCACCACCCACCTGCTGTGCCACCTGGTGCCCGTCCCGGTCAATGGCTGTTCGATCACGCCCGACTACGCACGGCTGGACCTGCACATCACCGACCCGCTGGACAAAGAGGCACTCACGGCGGGCATTGCCCAACTGGTGGCCGCACAGCACCCGGTGAGCCTGGGCAGCGTAACCGATGACGAGCTGGATGCCAATCCGGCGCTGGTGAAGAGCATGAGCGTATCGCCGCCACGGGGCAGCGGAACGGTGCGCACCGTGCGCATTGGTGAGACCGAGTTGATCGATCTGCAACCCTGCGGCGGCACCCATGTGGGCAACACGGCGGAGATAGGTCGCGTGGTTGTGACCAAGATCGAGAAGAAATCGGCGACCACGCGTCGGGTGACATTGGGCTTTACCGACTGA
- a CDS encoding creatininase family protein, with amino-acid sequence MTPASPYWSDLSTADFSQLDKARAIAVLPVAATEQHGPHLPLSVDADIVNGVVSAAVPHLAPGLPALFLPTQAVGFSPEHTRFPGTLTLKAETLIRIWTEIGECVAASGVNKLVLFNAHGGQVGAMDLVARDLRARLGMLVYSVSWFNLPLIDAQGQDVNDLFSDEEHRFGIHAGEIETSMMLALKPAQVRMAQAEYFRSTSQTRAAEFPIVGNGKSAKLGWQMQDYNAEGAVGNAGAATAAKGERLLEAAGRGLAALLAEIDRLPPDTLQQRTAFE; translated from the coding sequence ATGACGCCAGCATCGCCTTATTGGTCCGACCTCAGCACCGCCGATTTTTCACAACTCGACAAGGCACGCGCCATCGCGGTTTTACCGGTGGCCGCCACCGAGCAGCACGGACCGCATTTGCCCCTCTCGGTCGACGCCGACATCGTCAACGGCGTGGTGAGCGCGGCTGTGCCACATCTGGCGCCCGGCTTGCCAGCCTTGTTTCTGCCCACGCAGGCCGTGGGCTTCAGCCCCGAGCACACCCGCTTTCCGGGTACGCTAACGCTCAAGGCGGAAACGCTGATCCGCATCTGGACAGAGATCGGTGAATGTGTGGCGGCCAGTGGTGTGAACAAGCTGGTGTTGTTCAATGCCCATGGCGGGCAAGTGGGCGCCATGGATCTGGTGGCGCGCGATCTGCGGGCCCGTCTCGGCATGCTGGTGTACAGCGTGAGCTGGTTCAACCTGCCGTTGATCGACGCACAGGGCCAGGATGTCAACGACTTGTTCAGTGACGAAGAACACCGTTTTGGCATCCATGCCGGCGAGATTGAAACGTCCATGATGCTGGCACTCAAACCGGCGCAGGTGCGCATGGCGCAAGCCGAGTATTTCCGCTCGACCTCACAGACCCGCGCCGCCGAATTTCCAATTGTGGGCAATGGAAAAAGTGCCAAGCTGGGCTGGCAGATGCAGGACTACAACGCCGAAGGGGCCGTGGGCAATGCGGGCGCGGCCACCGCGGCCAAAGGCGAGCGCTTGCTGGAGGCAGCCGGGCGGGGGCTGGCTGCCCTGCTTGCCGAGATCGACCGGCTACCGCCCGATACCCTGCAGCAGCGCACGGCGTTCGAGTGA
- the lipA gene encoding lipoyl synthase — MNRIDTPAAAPESNTVREAQTTANYDATAKQKSQAKTARIPIKIVPAEVLKKPEWIRVKAGSPTTRFYEIKDVLRANKLVTVCEEASCPNIGECFGKGTATFMIMGDKCTRRCPFCDVGHGRPDPLDADEPLNLAKTISQLKLKYVVITSVDRDDLRDGGAGHFVDCIRQIRELSPGTQIEVLVPDFRGRDEKALEILKAAPPDVMNHNLETAPRLYKEARPGSDYQFSLNLLKKFKALFPHIPTKSGIMVGLGETDEEILQVMRDMRAHNIEMLTIGQYLAPSGHHLPVRRYVHPDTFKMFEAEAYKMGFTHAAVGAMVRSSYHADQQASGVLAAQPQR; from the coding sequence ATGAACCGCATCGATACCCCTGCCGCCGCTCCCGAGTCCAACACCGTGCGCGAAGCCCAGACGACCGCCAACTACGATGCCACGGCCAAGCAAAAGAGCCAGGCCAAGACGGCGCGCATCCCGATCAAGATCGTGCCGGCCGAGGTGCTGAAGAAGCCGGAGTGGATCCGCGTCAAGGCCGGCTCGCCGACGACACGCTTTTACGAGATCAAGGATGTGCTGCGGGCCAACAAGCTGGTGACGGTTTGCGAAGAAGCCAGCTGCCCCAACATCGGCGAGTGCTTTGGCAAGGGCACGGCAACCTTCATGATCATGGGCGACAAGTGCACGCGGCGCTGCCCGTTCTGCGATGTGGGGCACGGCCGCCCCGATCCGCTGGACGCTGACGAGCCGTTGAACCTGGCCAAAACCATTTCGCAGCTGAAACTGAAATACGTGGTGATCACCAGCGTGGACCGCGACGATTTGCGCGACGGCGGCGCTGGGCATTTTGTGGACTGCATTCGCCAGATTCGCGAGCTGTCGCCCGGCACGCAAATCGAAGTACTCGTGCCCGATTTCCGGGGCCGCGATGAAAAGGCGCTGGAAATCCTGAAGGCTGCGCCGCCTGATGTGATGAACCACAACCTGGAGACTGCGCCGCGCCTGTACAAGGAAGCCCGCCCGGGTTCGGACTACCAGTTCAGCCTGAATCTGCTGAAGAAATTCAAGGCCTTGTTTCCACACATACCCACCAAGAGCGGCATCATGGTGGGCTTGGGCGAGACCGACGAAGAAATTCTGCAGGTGATGCGTGACATGCGCGCGCACAACATCGAAATGCTGACCATTGGCCAGTACCTCGCGCCCAGCGGCCACCACCTGCCCGTGCGCCGCTATGTGCACCCCGACACCTTCAAGATGTTCGAGGCTGAGGCCTACAAGATGGGTTTCACGCACGCAGCGGTGGGCGCCATGGTTCGCAGCAGCTACCACGCGGACCAGCAGGCCAGTGGCGTGTTGGCCGCACAACCCCAGCGCTGA
- a CDS encoding F0F1 ATP synthase subunit delta produces the protein MAEIATIARPYAEALFKAAGANAGSVAVWLDELAAVAGNVQLLQFAGNPTSTQAQVFDVISGAVKTALPEMGKNFLRTVIDNGRIAALPEIAGQFRVLKNAQQGSFDAVVYSAFDIDAAALAELSGVLEKRFARKLNLKVELQSDLIGGIRVVVGDEVLDTSVKARLQQMKVALTA, from the coding sequence ATGGCAGAAATTGCAACCATCGCCCGTCCCTACGCAGAAGCGCTGTTCAAGGCCGCTGGCGCCAACGCTGGCAGCGTGGCCGTTTGGCTCGATGAGCTGGCCGCAGTGGCCGGTAACGTGCAGCTGCTTCAATTCGCTGGCAATCCGACGTCGACCCAGGCGCAGGTGTTTGATGTCATTTCTGGCGCGGTGAAAACCGCTTTGCCCGAAATGGGGAAAAACTTCCTGCGCACGGTGATCGACAACGGGCGCATCGCTGCGTTGCCTGAGATCGCTGGCCAGTTCCGCGTCTTGAAGAATGCCCAGCAGGGCAGCTTCGACGCAGTGGTGTACAGCGCTTTTGACATCGACGCCGCTGCCTTGGCTGAACTGTCGGGTGTGCTGGAAAAGCGCTTCGCCCGCAAGCTCAACCTGAAGGTCGAGTTGCAGTCCGATTTGATCGGCGGCATCCGCGTGGTGGTCGGTGACGAGGTGCTCGACACCTCGGTCAAGGCCCGTCTCCAACAAATGAAAGTTGCCCTGACGGCTTGA
- a CDS encoding D-amino acid aminotransferase → MNSTLLGDAPDTTYPLPESLCYLNGQFGRVCDTQISVMDRGFIFGDGVYEVLPAYNGQVFCFEEHMARLDRSLKELRIPNPLARAEWQAIARRLIDDLSQSTGASHQLIYIQVTRGVAPRDHVMLPGLRPTVYVMASEMKLPSDTQRAQGVTCVTADDFRWKKAHIKSTSLLGAVFSRQISADAGALETVMFRDGLLSEAAASNVWVVKNGVVMGPPKDNLVLEGIRFGLIERICRDQGIPFELRAISREEVLSADELLLSSATKEVLPITLLDGQPVGSGKPGPVYARLYAGYQTVKATPA, encoded by the coding sequence ATGAATTCCACCCTTTTGGGCGATGCGCCCGACACAACCTACCCGCTCCCGGAGTCCCTCTGCTATTTGAATGGCCAGTTTGGTCGGGTGTGTGACACCCAGATCAGCGTCATGGACCGCGGCTTCATCTTTGGTGACGGCGTCTACGAAGTCCTGCCCGCTTACAACGGCCAGGTGTTCTGCTTTGAAGAACACATGGCCCGCCTGGATCGCTCGCTCAAGGAGCTGCGCATCCCCAATCCCCTGGCCCGCGCCGAGTGGCAGGCGATCGCAAGGCGCCTGATCGATGACTTGAGCCAGAGCACCGGGGCGAGCCACCAGCTCATCTACATCCAGGTGACCCGCGGCGTCGCGCCGCGTGACCATGTGATGCTGCCGGGTCTGCGGCCCACGGTGTATGTGATGGCCAGCGAAATGAAACTGCCGAGCGACACCCAGCGCGCGCAAGGCGTGACTTGTGTCACGGCCGACGATTTCCGCTGGAAGAAGGCCCACATCAAGAGCACCAGTTTGCTGGGCGCGGTGTTCTCCCGCCAGATCAGCGCCGATGCCGGTGCGCTGGAAACGGTGATGTTCCGCGACGGCCTGCTGAGCGAAGCGGCGGCCAGCAACGTCTGGGTGGTCAAGAATGGCGTGGTGATGGGCCCACCCAAGGACAACCTGGTGCTCGAAGGCATCCGGTTCGGACTGATCGAGCGCATCTGCCGGGATCAGGGCATTCCGTTTGAATTGCGGGCCATCAGCCGCGAAGAAGTGCTGTCGGCCGACGAGCTGCTGCTGTCGTCGGCCACCAAAGAAGTGCTGCCGATCACGCTGCTGGACGGCCAGCCCGTGGGCTCAGGCAAGCCCGGACCTGTGTACGCGCGGCTGTACGCTGGCTACCAGACCGTGAAAGCCACCCCCGCCTGA
- the lipB gene encoding lipoyl(octanoyl) transferase LipB: MLLRAMGRVEYAPTFEAMQAFTEARTPDTPDELWLCEHPAVFTQGIAGREDHLLAPGDIPVVQTNRGGQVTFHGPGQVVVYPLVNLQRAGYFVKEYVYRIEDAVIRTLDHFGVTGHRVAGAPGIYVRLDDPGSHALLPQRPQKKLPGQPTVDPDFTGLGKIAALGIKVSRHCTYHGVALNVAMDLQPFQRINPCGYQGLETVDLSTIGVAASWDEAAQVLSHKLATALSP; the protein is encoded by the coding sequence ATGTTGCTGCGAGCGATGGGCCGGGTGGAATACGCCCCCACCTTTGAGGCGATGCAGGCGTTCACGGAAGCACGAACGCCTGACACGCCCGACGAGCTGTGGCTGTGTGAACACCCTGCGGTGTTTACCCAAGGGATTGCCGGGCGCGAAGACCATTTGCTGGCACCTGGGGATATTCCGGTGGTCCAGACCAACCGGGGTGGGCAGGTGACGTTCCACGGGCCCGGCCAGGTGGTGGTGTATCCACTGGTCAACCTGCAGCGGGCGGGCTACTTTGTCAAAGAGTATGTCTACCGAATCGAAGACGCCGTGATCCGTACCCTGGACCACTTTGGGGTGACGGGCCACCGGGTGGCCGGCGCGCCGGGGATCTATGTGCGACTGGATGACCCGGGCAGCCATGCTTTGTTGCCCCAGCGCCCACAGAAAAAACTGCCGGGCCAACCCACCGTCGATCCCGACTTCACTGGTCTGGGAAAAATTGCCGCACTGGGCATCAAAGTGAGCCGCCATTGCACCTACCACGGTGTGGCACTCAACGTGGCCATGGACCTGCAACCCTTCCAGCGCATCAACCCTTGTGGGTATCAGGGGCTGGAAACCGTGGACCTTTCTACAATCGGGGTGGCCGCTTCATGGGATGAAGCGGCGCAGGTGCTGAGCCACAAGCTCGCCACCGCCCTCTCGCCCTGA
- a CDS encoding carboxymuconolactone decarboxylase family protein, which translates to MATFDHSGLMQDINDSLAPFRKAQPDAMAGFGALAKAAITDGVLSAKQKELIALSIGVTQRCSGCIGFHVKALHRLQCTRAELEEMLAVCVYMGGGPALMYAAEAITAWEKLNPQA; encoded by the coding sequence ATGGCTACGTTTGATCACAGCGGATTGATGCAAGACATCAACGACAGTCTTGCCCCGTTTCGCAAGGCACAGCCAGATGCCATGGCTGGCTTTGGCGCGTTGGCCAAAGCGGCCATCACCGACGGCGTGCTCAGCGCCAAACAGAAAGAGTTGATCGCGTTGTCCATCGGTGTGACCCAGCGCTGCTCGGGCTGTATCGGCTTTCACGTCAAAGCTTTGCACCGCCTGCAGTGCACACGCGCCGAGCTCGAAGAAATGCTCGCTGTGTGTGTGTACATGGGCGGAGGCCCGGCGCTGATGTACGCAGCCGAAGCCATCACGGCATGGGAAAAGTTGAATCCTCAAGCTTGA
- a CDS encoding UDP-2,3-diacylglucosamine diphosphatase — MGPMDPPEAEFDGRERLRVRTVWISDLHLGTAGCQATALLDFLRTVECDTLYLVGDIIDGWQLRRQWYWPQGHNDVVQKLLRKARKGTRVVFVPGNHDEFARKYLGHNFGGVDVVEDAVHETADGRLLWVTHGDHFDGVIQCAKWLAHVGDWAYETTLRVNRRLNSWRARLGLPYWSLSRYLKLKVKRAVSYVSNFEVAVAREARERGLHGVVCGHIHHAEIRSIDGTLYCNDGDWVESLTALVEHADGRLEILDWSARSHEAQAAHAEGDPASEAALASV; from the coding sequence ATGGGCCCCATGGATCCGCCCGAAGCCGAGTTCGACGGGCGGGAGCGTCTGCGCGTGCGCACGGTGTGGATCTCAGATCTGCATCTGGGCACCGCAGGCTGCCAGGCCACCGCACTGCTGGATTTCCTTCGCACCGTGGAGTGCGACACCCTGTACCTGGTGGGCGACATCATTGACGGCTGGCAGTTGCGCCGCCAGTGGTACTGGCCGCAGGGCCACAACGACGTGGTGCAAAAGCTGTTGCGCAAGGCGCGCAAAGGCACCCGTGTGGTGTTTGTACCGGGCAACCACGACGAGTTCGCCCGCAAGTACCTGGGCCACAATTTCGGTGGTGTTGACGTGGTGGAAGACGCCGTGCACGAAACCGCTGACGGCCGCTTGCTGTGGGTCACCCACGGCGACCATTTTGATGGCGTGATCCAGTGCGCCAAATGGCTGGCCCATGTGGGCGACTGGGCCTATGAAACGACCTTGCGGGTGAATCGGCGCCTCAATTCCTGGCGCGCCCGCCTGGGCCTGCCTTACTGGAGCTTGTCGCGTTACCTCAAGCTGAAGGTCAAGCGCGCGGTGAGCTATGTGAGTAATTTTGAAGTGGCCGTGGCCCGCGAAGCCCGTGAGCGGGGGCTGCACGGCGTGGTTTGTGGCCACATCCACCACGCCGAGATCCGCTCCATCGACGGCACTCTTTACTGCAACGATGGCGATTGGGTCGAGAGTCTCACGGCGCTGGTCGAACACGCCGATGGGCGTCTCGAAATCCTCGACTGGTCAGCCCGCAGCCATGAGGCTCAGGCCGCCCATGCCGAAGGTGATCCTGCGTCTGAAGCCGCTCTGGCCAGCGTTTGA
- a CDS encoding DMT family transporter — protein MNANLLALGAIVIWASLAALAVAVTHVPPFLLTGLALLTGSLIALPLSRFDFRQWLVPPKTLAIGVFGLFGYHFLLFMALQNAPPVQANLINYLWPLGIVVMAPLYLPGMSLTPRHLLAALLGFGGAALAILGGRATDPDAPLWAWGYIPALISAFIWASYSLLTKRVKPFPTAAIGSFALISGVLALLCHAWLEPSTPLSGSDWVVIVLIGLGPLGGSFFLWDAALKRGDARQIGVLSFITPLLSTLVLLAMQRQMPSWSVGLAALMIVGAAVIATRKSRV, from the coding sequence ATGAACGCCAACCTGCTGGCCCTGGGTGCCATCGTGATCTGGGCATCGCTGGCCGCGCTGGCGGTGGCGGTCACGCATGTGCCGCCGTTTTTGTTGACCGGTCTCGCACTGCTGACAGGCAGTTTGATCGCACTGCCACTGTCGCGCTTTGATTTTCGTCAGTGGCTCGTCCCGCCAAAGACGCTGGCGATTGGTGTGTTTGGTCTGTTTGGCTACCACTTTCTGCTGTTCATGGCGCTGCAGAATGCGCCGCCGGTGCAGGCCAATCTGATCAACTACCTGTGGCCGCTGGGCATTGTGGTGATGGCGCCGCTGTACCTGCCGGGTATGTCGCTGACCCCGCGCCACCTGCTGGCCGCCCTGTTGGGTTTTGGCGGTGCGGCCCTGGCCATTCTGGGCGGCCGGGCCACCGATCCGGATGCGCCGCTTTGGGCCTGGGGCTACATACCAGCGCTGATTTCGGCCTTCATCTGGGCCAGCTACTCGCTGCTCACCAAGCGGGTGAAGCCCTTCCCCACCGCTGCCATCGGCAGCTTTGCACTGATCTCGGGGGTGTTGGCCTTGCTGTGCCACGCCTGGCTGGAGCCCTCGACCCCGCTGTCGGGCTCCGATTGGGTTGTGATCGTTCTGATCGGACTGGGTCCGCTGGGAGGTTCGTTTTTCCTGTGGGACGCCGCGCTCAAACGCGGCGACGCGCGCCAGATCGGGGTTTTGAGCTTCATCACGCCGCTGCTGTCCACACTGGTCTTGCTGGCCATGCAGCGCCAGATGCCCAGCTGGTCGGTGGGTCTGGCGGCGCTGATGATCGTGGGCGCGGCGGTGATTGCCACGCGAAAAAGCAGGGTCTAG
- a CDS encoding DUF493 family protein, protein MNTTPREIPPEQSLIEYPCRFPIKVMGAHTEEFVSAMVFVARSFEPEFDHGTVERRPSKAGNYIGLTLTIYVTDREQLDEIYRTLTSHPLVKYTL, encoded by the coding sequence ATGAACACCACCCCCCGAGAGATTCCGCCCGAGCAGTCGCTCATCGAGTACCCCTGTCGCTTCCCCATCAAGGTGATGGGGGCGCACACAGAAGAGTTTGTATCGGCCATGGTGTTCGTCGCTCGCTCGTTTGAGCCCGAATTCGACCATGGCACGGTGGAGCGGCGACCCAGCAAGGCAGGCAACTACATCGGATTGACCTTGACGATCTACGTGACCGACCGGGAGCAACTCGACGAGATCTACCGAACCCTGACATCTCACCCGCTGGTGAAGTACACGCTCTAG
- a CDS encoding ATP synthase subunit I produces MPEPQAPAAQQSGGDEWEDEAQEPEFKPLTREEAQQWRAGQPEISIWRLVGLQWVVGLVVSLLGWFFTQRAPVAWSIFYGSASVALPSALMAYGLTSSALSRLLAGFAQAAFAGFLLWEGVKILLAVTMMWFAPQVVSELSWIGLLVGLAVALKVYWLGFLIQSRRSNVNG; encoded by the coding sequence ATGCCGGAGCCCCAAGCCCCGGCTGCACAGCAGTCAGGCGGCGATGAGTGGGAAGATGAGGCGCAAGAGCCCGAATTCAAGCCCCTGACGCGCGAAGAAGCGCAGCAGTGGCGAGCCGGTCAGCCAGAGATATCCATCTGGCGCCTGGTGGGGTTGCAGTGGGTGGTTGGGCTGGTGGTGAGTCTGCTGGGGTGGTTTTTTACCCAGCGTGCGCCAGTGGCCTGGTCGATCTTCTATGGGTCTGCTTCTGTGGCGTTGCCTTCGGCCTTGATGGCTTATGGTTTGACGTCCAGTGCGCTGTCCCGGCTGTTGGCCGGGTTTGCCCAGGCAGCTTTTGCCGGCTTCCTGTTGTGGGAAGGGGTGAAAATTTTGTTGGCGGTGACCATGATGTGGTTTGCGCCGCAGGTGGTTTCAGAGCTCAGCTGGATCGGCCTTTTGGTCGGTCTTGCGGTGGCTTTAAAGGTGTACTGGCTTGGATTTTTGATCCAGTCCAGGCGTTCTAACGTAAACGGTTGA
- the atpE gene encoding F0F1 ATP synthase subunit C: MENVLGLVALACGLIVGLGAIGASIGIALMGGKFLEASARQPELMNDLQTKMFILAGLIDAAFLIGVAIALLFAFANPFVLA, from the coding sequence ATGGAAAACGTTCTGGGTCTCGTCGCATTGGCTTGCGGTCTTATCGTTGGTCTGGGTGCCATTGGTGCCTCTATCGGTATTGCTCTCATGGGCGGCAAATTTCTGGAAGCTTCGGCTCGCCAGCCTGAGTTGATGAACGACCTGCAAACCAAGATGTTCATCTTGGCCGGTCTGATCGACGCTGCCTTCCTGATCGGTGTGGCGATCGCGCTGTTGTTTGCATTCGCCAACCCCTTCGTGCTGGCGTAA
- the atpB gene encoding F0F1 ATP synthase subunit A, translating to MAVEGIGPTPGEYIRHHLVHLTNHKQGFIVDFSVINIDSVVVSSLLGALVCFVLWRAARVATSGVPGRFQAAVEMLVEMVDSQAKGVIHNAQSRKLVAPLALTVFCWIFAMNFMDMLPVDLIPQIWEKIYGAAGNDPHHAYLRVVPTADLSTTLGLSISVLLMCVFYNLKIKGLGGWAHELVTAPFGTSKNPVWALLLGVTNFLMQMIEFVAKTVSHGMRLFGNMFAGELVFMLIALLGGFASLSLSGGLFFVGHVIAGTVWTLFHILIITLQAFIFMMLALIYLGQAHDAH from the coding sequence ATGGCAGTAGAAGGTATCGGTCCTACCCCAGGCGAATACATCCGCCACCACTTGGTCCATTTGACGAACCACAAGCAGGGGTTCATCGTAGACTTTTCAGTCATCAACATCGACTCCGTTGTGGTGAGTTCATTGTTGGGTGCGTTGGTGTGTTTTGTGTTGTGGCGCGCTGCTCGCGTGGCCACTTCGGGTGTGCCCGGTCGTTTCCAGGCCGCTGTAGAGATGCTGGTTGAGATGGTTGACAGTCAGGCCAAAGGGGTCATCCACAACGCCCAGAGCCGCAAGCTGGTTGCGCCGTTGGCGTTGACGGTGTTCTGCTGGATCTTCGCCATGAACTTCATGGACATGCTGCCAGTGGATCTGATCCCCCAGATTTGGGAAAAGATCTATGGCGCTGCAGGCAACGATCCCCACCACGCCTATTTGCGCGTTGTTCCTACCGCTGATTTGTCGACCACGCTGGGTCTGTCGATCTCCGTATTGCTGATGTGTGTCTTCTACAACCTCAAGATCAAAGGTCTGGGTGGTTGGGCGCACGAACTGGTGACCGCGCCTTTCGGCACCAGCAAAAATCCAGTTTGGGCATTGCTTTTGGGCGTGACCAACTTCCTGATGCAAATGATCGAGTTCGTGGCGAAGACGGTTTCGCACGGCATGCGGTTGTTTGGCAACATGTTCGCGGGTGAACTGGTGTTCATGCTGATTGCGCTGTTGGGCGGCTTTGCCTCCCTCTCGCTGTCCGGTGGGCTCTTCTTCGTCGGACACGTGATCGCAGGCACGGTGTGGACCTTGTTCCATATCTTGATCATCACCTTGCAGGCGTTCATTTTCATGATGCTGGCCTTGATTTATCTGGGCCAGGCGCATGACGCTCACTGA
- a CDS encoding cyclopropane-fatty-acyl-phospholipid synthase family protein: MSTPLMDRALLPWARRIQGQLHLPVCLRWGAEGESSLFLGESLPARVEIRVLDARALPLLVEPSLETLGQAYVEGLLDVKGSMNDVLSVAHRLAETAQLSEGLLGRMRRVFDHTPENDSEAIQYHYDVSNDFYAQWLGESMVYSCAYFEQGNETLGQAQAKKIDHILRKIRLQPGQRLLDIGCGWGALVLRAAQAWDARCVGVTLSRNQYEWALQRVREAGLEDRIEIRLQDYRAIADGPFDRITSVGMFEHVGLDHLVDYFSHVKSLLKFDGWALNHGITSTDPQDGETRLGGGRFIHRYVFPRGELPHIGTVLKSLQVGGLEAIDVENLRRHYQRTTQLWSEAFEAHAESIRPLVDERRWRIWRVYLAGCAWAFEHDEVALYQVLCCPAGQSPQMQPWSRGWMYHERP, from the coding sequence ATGTCAACACCACTAATGGATCGTGCGTTGCTCCCTTGGGCGCGGCGCATCCAGGGCCAGTTGCATCTGCCCGTTTGTCTGCGCTGGGGCGCAGAAGGCGAATCGTCGCTGTTCTTGGGCGAAAGCCTGCCCGCCCGCGTCGAGATCCGTGTACTCGATGCGCGGGCCTTGCCTTTGCTGGTTGAACCCAGTCTGGAGACATTGGGGCAGGCTTATGTCGAGGGGCTGCTGGACGTGAAAGGCAGCATGAACGATGTGCTGAGCGTGGCCCACCGCTTGGCCGAGACGGCCCAACTTTCGGAGGGCCTGCTCGGCCGCATGCGCCGCGTCTTTGATCACACGCCCGAGAACGACAGTGAAGCCATTCAATACCACTACGACGTGTCCAACGATTTTTACGCGCAGTGGCTGGGTGAGAGCATGGTGTATTCCTGCGCCTATTTTGAGCAGGGCAACGAAACACTGGGTCAGGCGCAGGCAAAAAAGATCGATCACATCCTGCGCAAGATCCGCCTCCAGCCGGGCCAGCGGCTGCTCGACATCGGCTGTGGGTGGGGTGCGCTGGTGCTGCGCGCAGCGCAGGCTTGGGATGCCAGGTGTGTGGGCGTCACGTTGTCGCGCAACCAGTATGAATGGGCGTTGCAGCGGGTGCGCGAAGCAGGGCTGGAAGACCGGATCGAGATCCGGCTGCAAGATTACCGCGCCATCGCCGATGGCCCCTTTGATCGAATCACCAGTGTGGGCATGTTCGAGCACGTGGGGTTGGACCACCTTGTGGACTATTTTTCTCACGTAAAGAGCCTGCTCAAATTCGACGGTTGGGCGCTGAACCACGGCATCACCAGCACCGACCCGCAAGACGGTGAAACCCGGCTCGGGGGCGGTCGCTTTATCCACCGCTATGTGTTCCCGCGGGGGGAGTTGCCCCACATCGGGACCGTGTTGAAGTCCTTGCAAGTGGGTGGGCTGGAGGCGATCGACGTGGAGAACCTGCGGCGACATTACCAGCGCACCACCCAGCTCTGGAGCGAGGCGTTTGAAGCGCACGCAGAGAGCATCCGGCCCTTGGTGGACGAACGGCGCTGGCGCATCTGGCGCGTCTACCTGGCGGGCTGCGCTTGGGCGTTTGAGCACGACGAGGTGGCGCTGTACCAGGTCCTGTGCTGCCCGGCCGGTCAAAGTCCTCAGATGCAACCGTGGTCGCGGGGCTGGATGTATCACGAGCGGCCATGA